One Etheostoma cragini isolate CJK2018 chromosome 6, CSU_Ecrag_1.0, whole genome shotgun sequence DNA window includes the following coding sequences:
- the kel gene encoding kell blood group glycoprotein isoform X2: MLRMSETPIDLELSVQPSSQPESERGQQPPPLFQLPFPTQDPSNIYQQTQLQPELQLTQNQAKPVWINHRKLFLLFLGFFLCAAIVLLIFYMHHILQNKSINQKDKVTPCLSPACQWASAQLSMSADPFTHPCEYFLFTCGSGRLSPDSGGRQRGQGIPGHPQNQREKAVWPERRGQSKEKENRGRREEKLDRKTLLLQYLREILDSNDTPGSKAVQKAKGFYYSCLDIKSIEMAGAEPFLALIQKLGGWAVSGQWNKTDFNSTLSLLMRDYATFPFFNLYVGKDPNEIARGTIKRYIQIDQPDLLIPIEWNRKTLKSQAKTQTLRPFLASCQRYLALLGALPSRSMIHVGNFMSLSSELAVAAAPLDYRLSKGQLYQRMTIKELQSQAPAIDWLGCLKAAFHQLPLIEDDHVLLHNLPYIVQMSRIIGKWLNKQELSTSGPVHTYMVLNLLHTLIPALDSRFSETEKNLSVALGRTEGADPRWKHCVLETERGFDSVLTHLLSERTARRDAEEIIQNIFSSFKSKLHELKWTDQNSLRSVMKKVQSLIPRLWTTKRILGEAELDLLFSKVTISATHSFFSNYVQLLTLWQKRLRQLLTEQTKEADILSVTPFILGDELLFPMGMFIPPLFHPTYPRAMNYGVIGFLIAKDILHLILPNIYSQSETVHAVGECVWAHYLAVTEKAGRGGAFSLSAAQKQELWVQYSALQIALQAYHQSLMNHPSDPSILGLSQTRLFLTSFSQVNCDSDPYREFMPLEPSFLITVICAKSDLCPTSMQCPSETQHHSLQTC, translated from the exons ATGCTAAGAATGAGTGAAACTCCAATAGACCTTGAG CTATCAGTCCAGCCATCGTCACAGCCGGAATCCGAGAGGGGGCAACAGCCTCCGCCTCTGTTTCAGCTGCCCTTCCCCACCCAAGATCCCTCGAACATCTATCAACAAACCCAGCTACAGCCTGAGCTACAGCTAACACAGAACCAAGCAAAGCCAGTGTGGATAAATCATCGAAagctttttctcctctttttggGGTTCTTTTTATGTGCTGCCATTGTGCTACTTATTTTCTATATGCATCATAttcttcaaaataagagcataaACCAGAAAGACAAAG TGACTCCATGTCTCTCCCCAGCCTGTCAGTGGGCCTCGGCTCAACTGTCCATGTCTGCTGATCCCTTCACGCATCCCTGTGAATACTTCTTGTTCACATGTGGATCTGGCAGACTTTCACCAGACAGTGGGGGGAGGCAAAGAGGTCAGGGCATCCCTGGACATCCACAGAACCAAAGGGAAAAGGCAGTGTGGCCAGAGCGGAGAGGACAgagtaaagagaaagaaaacagaggaCGGAGAGAGGAAAAACTGGATAGAAAAACTTTGCTGCTGCAGTATCTTAGGGAGATCTTGG ACTCAAATGACACACCGGGTAGTAAAGCAGTGCAGAAGGCCAAAGGATTTTACTATTCCTGTTTGGACATCAAATCCATAGAGATGGCTGGAGCAGAACCCTTCCTTGCACTCATCCAGAAA CTGGGAGGTTGGGCAGTATCAGGCCAGTGGAATAAGACTGATTTCAACTCCACCCTGAGCCTGCTCATGAGAGACTATGCCACCTTTCCATTCTTCAACCTTTATGTGGGCAAAGACCCAAATGAAATTGCCCGCGGGACAATCAAAAGATACATACAG ATTGATCAGCCAGATCTGTTAATCCCAATTGAATGGAACAGAAAGACACTGAAGTCTCAAGCTAAAACTCAG ACGCTACGTCCCTTCTTGGCATCATGTCAGAGATACCTGGCACTGTTGGGGGCCCTGCCCAGCAGGAGCATGATCCATGTGGGCAACTTTATGTCTCTGTCCTCTGAGCTCGCTGTGGCTGCTGCACCTCTGGACTATCGCCTGTCGAAAGGGCAGCTCTATCAGCGCATGACCATCAAAGAGCTACAG AGCCAGGCCCCTGCCATTGATTGGCTGGGCTGTCTGAAGGCCGCTTTCCATCAACTGCCTCTCATCGAAGACGATCACGTCCTTCTGCATAACTTACCCTACATTGTGCAAATGTCCCGCATCATTGGCAAATGGCTGAACAAGCAAGAGCTGAGCACCAG CGGCCCCGTTCACACTTACATGGTTCTTAATCTGCTGCACACCTTGATACCTGCTCTAGACTCCAGGTTttctgaaacagagaagaattTGTCAGTGGCTCTAGGTAGAACCGAAGGG GCAGACCCTCGCTGGAAACACTGTGTGTTAGAGACTGAGAGAGGATTTGACTCTGTTCTTACACACCTTCTCAGTGAAAGGACAGCACGAAGAGAC GCAGAGGAGATTATTCAAAATATCTTTTCCTCCTTCAAGTCCAAATTGCATGAACTTAAGTGGACAGATCAGAACTCTCTCCGCTCCGTCATGAAAAAG GTTCAGTCTTTAATTCCAAGACTTTGGACTACAAAACGGATCTTGGGTGAGGCTGAACTTGACCTGCTATTTTCCAAG GTGACAATCAGTGCCACACACAGTTTCTTCTCCAACTACGTCCAGCTACTGACCTTGTGGCAAAAGAGACTCCGTCAACTCTTGACTGAGCAGACTAAGGAGGCTGATAT TCTGTCTGTCACACCATTTATCCTGGGTGATGAGCTCCTCTTTCCCATGGGAATGTTTATCCCTCCTCTCTTCCATCCTACCTATCCTAG GGCAATGAATTATGGTGTAATAGGTTTTCTTATCGCCAAAGATATACTCCACCTGATTCTGCCCAACA tttaCTCTCAAAGTGAGACTGTGCATGCTGTGGGGGAATGTGTGTGGGCTCACTACCTCGCTGTGACAGAAAAAGCAGGCCGAGGTGGGGCGTTTTCTCTCTCAGCAGCACAGAAGCAGGAGTTGTGGGTGCAGTATTCTGCGCTGCAGATAGCATTGCAG GCTTATCATCAGAGTCTGATGAACCATCCGAGTGACCCTTCCATCTTAGGACTATCACAGACACGTTTGTTTCTCACATCTTTTTCTCAG GTTAACTGTGACTCAGACCCCTACCGTGAATTCATGCCCTTGGAGCCCTCCTTCTTGATTACAGTGATTTGTGCCAAATCTGACCTGTGTCCTACAAGCATGCAGTGCCCCAGTGAAACCCAGCACCATTCATTACAAACATGCtga
- the kel gene encoding kell blood group glycoprotein isoform X1 translates to MLRMSETPIDLELSVQPSSQPESERGQQPPPLFQLPFPTQDPSNIYQQTQLQPELQLTQNQAKPVWINHRKLFLLFLGFFLCAAIVLLIFYMHHILQNKSINQKDKVVTPCLSPACQWASAQLSMSADPFTHPCEYFLFTCGSGRLSPDSGGRQRGQGIPGHPQNQREKAVWPERRGQSKEKENRGRREEKLDRKTLLLQYLREILDSNDTPGSKAVQKAKGFYYSCLDIKSIEMAGAEPFLALIQKLGGWAVSGQWNKTDFNSTLSLLMRDYATFPFFNLYVGKDPNEIARGTIKRYIQIDQPDLLIPIEWNRKTLKSQAKTQTLRPFLASCQRYLALLGALPSRSMIHVGNFMSLSSELAVAAAPLDYRLSKGQLYQRMTIKELQSQAPAIDWLGCLKAAFHQLPLIEDDHVLLHNLPYIVQMSRIIGKWLNKQELSTSGPVHTYMVLNLLHTLIPALDSRFSETEKNLSVALGRTEGADPRWKHCVLETERGFDSVLTHLLSERTARRDAEEIIQNIFSSFKSKLHELKWTDQNSLRSVMKKVQSLIPRLWTTKRILGEAELDLLFSKVTISATHSFFSNYVQLLTLWQKRLRQLLTEQTKEADILSVTPFILGDELLFPMGMFIPPLFHPTYPRAMNYGVIGFLIAKDILHLILPNIYSQSETVHAVGECVWAHYLAVTEKAGRGGAFSLSAAQKQELWVQYSALQIALQAYHQSLMNHPSDPSILGLSQTRLFLTSFSQVNCDSDPYREFMPLEPSFLITVICAKSDLCPTSMQCPSETQHHSLQTC, encoded by the exons ATGCTAAGAATGAGTGAAACTCCAATAGACCTTGAG CTATCAGTCCAGCCATCGTCACAGCCGGAATCCGAGAGGGGGCAACAGCCTCCGCCTCTGTTTCAGCTGCCCTTCCCCACCCAAGATCCCTCGAACATCTATCAACAAACCCAGCTACAGCCTGAGCTACAGCTAACACAGAACCAAGCAAAGCCAGTGTGGATAAATCATCGAAagctttttctcctctttttggGGTTCTTTTTATGTGCTGCCATTGTGCTACTTATTTTCTATATGCATCATAttcttcaaaataagagcataaACCAGAAAGACAAAG TAGTGACTCCATGTCTCTCCCCAGCCTGTCAGTGGGCCTCGGCTCAACTGTCCATGTCTGCTGATCCCTTCACGCATCCCTGTGAATACTTCTTGTTCACATGTGGATCTGGCAGACTTTCACCAGACAGTGGGGGGAGGCAAAGAGGTCAGGGCATCCCTGGACATCCACAGAACCAAAGGGAAAAGGCAGTGTGGCCAGAGCGGAGAGGACAgagtaaagagaaagaaaacagaggaCGGAGAGAGGAAAAACTGGATAGAAAAACTTTGCTGCTGCAGTATCTTAGGGAGATCTTGG ACTCAAATGACACACCGGGTAGTAAAGCAGTGCAGAAGGCCAAAGGATTTTACTATTCCTGTTTGGACATCAAATCCATAGAGATGGCTGGAGCAGAACCCTTCCTTGCACTCATCCAGAAA CTGGGAGGTTGGGCAGTATCAGGCCAGTGGAATAAGACTGATTTCAACTCCACCCTGAGCCTGCTCATGAGAGACTATGCCACCTTTCCATTCTTCAACCTTTATGTGGGCAAAGACCCAAATGAAATTGCCCGCGGGACAATCAAAAGATACATACAG ATTGATCAGCCAGATCTGTTAATCCCAATTGAATGGAACAGAAAGACACTGAAGTCTCAAGCTAAAACTCAG ACGCTACGTCCCTTCTTGGCATCATGTCAGAGATACCTGGCACTGTTGGGGGCCCTGCCCAGCAGGAGCATGATCCATGTGGGCAACTTTATGTCTCTGTCCTCTGAGCTCGCTGTGGCTGCTGCACCTCTGGACTATCGCCTGTCGAAAGGGCAGCTCTATCAGCGCATGACCATCAAAGAGCTACAG AGCCAGGCCCCTGCCATTGATTGGCTGGGCTGTCTGAAGGCCGCTTTCCATCAACTGCCTCTCATCGAAGACGATCACGTCCTTCTGCATAACTTACCCTACATTGTGCAAATGTCCCGCATCATTGGCAAATGGCTGAACAAGCAAGAGCTGAGCACCAG CGGCCCCGTTCACACTTACATGGTTCTTAATCTGCTGCACACCTTGATACCTGCTCTAGACTCCAGGTTttctgaaacagagaagaattTGTCAGTGGCTCTAGGTAGAACCGAAGGG GCAGACCCTCGCTGGAAACACTGTGTGTTAGAGACTGAGAGAGGATTTGACTCTGTTCTTACACACCTTCTCAGTGAAAGGACAGCACGAAGAGAC GCAGAGGAGATTATTCAAAATATCTTTTCCTCCTTCAAGTCCAAATTGCATGAACTTAAGTGGACAGATCAGAACTCTCTCCGCTCCGTCATGAAAAAG GTTCAGTCTTTAATTCCAAGACTTTGGACTACAAAACGGATCTTGGGTGAGGCTGAACTTGACCTGCTATTTTCCAAG GTGACAATCAGTGCCACACACAGTTTCTTCTCCAACTACGTCCAGCTACTGACCTTGTGGCAAAAGAGACTCCGTCAACTCTTGACTGAGCAGACTAAGGAGGCTGATAT TCTGTCTGTCACACCATTTATCCTGGGTGATGAGCTCCTCTTTCCCATGGGAATGTTTATCCCTCCTCTCTTCCATCCTACCTATCCTAG GGCAATGAATTATGGTGTAATAGGTTTTCTTATCGCCAAAGATATACTCCACCTGATTCTGCCCAACA tttaCTCTCAAAGTGAGACTGTGCATGCTGTGGGGGAATGTGTGTGGGCTCACTACCTCGCTGTGACAGAAAAAGCAGGCCGAGGTGGGGCGTTTTCTCTCTCAGCAGCACAGAAGCAGGAGTTGTGGGTGCAGTATTCTGCGCTGCAGATAGCATTGCAG GCTTATCATCAGAGTCTGATGAACCATCCGAGTGACCCTTCCATCTTAGGACTATCACAGACACGTTTGTTTCTCACATCTTTTTCTCAG GTTAACTGTGACTCAGACCCCTACCGTGAATTCATGCCCTTGGAGCCCTCCTTCTTGATTACAGTGATTTGTGCCAAATCTGACCTGTGTCCTACAAGCATGCAGTGCCCCAGTGAAACCCAGCACCATTCATTACAAACATGCtga
- the LOC117946258 gene encoding histone H1.1-like isoform X2 — MRRKATAKCAKGNTNIKARENTQLKVIKQIGRPTKTPTGKGLGKAGAKRLGRLLKRAIQDPEESTATGKVSLPKTPVRLFKHQIQTKAENAPKTNTSIPASHHVPQLILNVVSQCKHRGGISMAELKQTLAAGGYNVTKNNRRVNVATQRLINNDKLVRTTRNVTFRLNNEKQTSGVVSPQLKGVLKKSTTATKSSQEAENSQRQAKKTPKQTDKTRKPAAKLPKRKTLKPAAKSPKPKRKTRKPAAKSPKPKRKTRKPAAKSPKPKGKTRKPAAKSPKPRQQTPKARRKSPKPTGKKSRSETKCVARVRKAPRKAQRAQRRRPKQNQHPYKSSRKSQQPRPRLKTQRRVTRRRAYYY, encoded by the exons ATGAGGAGGAAAGCCACAGCCAAATGCGCAAAGGGAAATACCAACATTAAAGCAAGAGAAAATACTCAGCTAAaggtaataaaacaaatagGACGACCTACCAAAACTCCGACAGGGAAAGGCCTTGGAAAAGCAGGAGCCAAGCGTTTGGGCCGACTTCTAAAACGAGCCATCCAGGACCCGGAGGAGTCCACCGCAACGGGAAAAGTTTCTCTGCCAA AGACTCCTGTTCGCCTTTTCAAGCATCAGATTCAAACTAAGGCTGAAAATGCACCAAAGACAAACACTTCAATACCGGCCTCGCATCATGTTCCCCAGCTCATCCTCAATGTTGTTTCCCAGTGCAAACACCGAGGTGGCATCTCCATGGCAGAGCTCAAGCAGACTTTGGCTGCTGGAGGCTACAATGTCACCAAGAACAACAGGCGGGTGAACGTGGCGACTCAAAGACTGATTAACAACGACAAACTTGTACGAACTACAAGGAATGTAACGTTCAGACTCAACAATGAG AAACAAACAAGCGGTGTGGTATCGCCACAACTGAAAGGAGTTCTGAAGAAGAGCACAACCGCCACCAAATCCTCCCAAGAAGCAGAAAATTCACAGAGACAGGCCAAAAAGACTCccaaacaaacagacaagacTCGTAAGCCAGCCGCCAAATTACCAAAACGCAAGACTCTGAAGCCAGCAGCCAAATCACCAAAACCAAAACGCAAGACTCGT AAGCCAGCAGCCAAATCACCAAAACCAAAACGCAAGACTCGTAAGCCAGCAGCTAAATCACCAAAACCAAAAGGCAAGACTCGTAAGCCAGCAGCTAAATCACCAAAACCAAGACAGCAGACACCCAAAGCAAGAAGAAAATCACCAAAGCCAACAGGGAAGAAAAGCAGATCTGAAACGAAATGCGTGGCACGGGTTCGAAAGGCACCAAGGAAGGCTCAAAGAGCTCAGAGACGTCGACCAAAGCAAAACCAGCATCCGTATAAATCTTCCCGGAAAAGCCAGCAACCAAGGCCAAGATTAAAAACACAACGTCGAGTTACCAGGAGAAGAGCTTACTACTATTAG
- the LOC117946258 gene encoding histone H1C-like isoform X3, whose product MRRKATAKCAKGNTNIKARENTQLKVIKQIGRPTKTPTGKGLGKAGAKRLGRLLKRAIQDPEESTATGKVSLPKTPVRLFKHQIQTKAENAPKTNTSIPASHHVPQLILNVVSQCKHRGGISMAELKQTLAAGGYNVTKNNRRVNVATQRLINNDKLVRTTRNVTFRLNNEKQTSGVVSPQLKGVLKKSTTATKSSQEAENSQRQAKKTPKPKGKTLKPAAKSPKPKRKTRKPAAKSPKPKGKTRKPAAKSPKPRQQTPKARRKSPKPTGKKSRSETKCVARVRKAPRKAQRAQRRRPKQNQHPYKSSRKSQQPRPRLKTQRRVTRRRAYYY is encoded by the exons ATGAGGAGGAAAGCCACAGCCAAATGCGCAAAGGGAAATACCAACATTAAAGCAAGAGAAAATACTCAGCTAAaggtaataaaacaaatagGACGACCTACCAAAACTCCGACAGGGAAAGGCCTTGGAAAAGCAGGAGCCAAGCGTTTGGGCCGACTTCTAAAACGAGCCATCCAGGACCCGGAGGAGTCCACCGCAACGGGAAAAGTTTCTCTGCCAA AGACTCCTGTTCGCCTTTTCAAGCATCAGATTCAAACTAAGGCTGAAAATGCACCAAAGACAAACACTTCAATACCGGCCTCGCATCATGTTCCCCAGCTCATCCTCAATGTTGTTTCCCAGTGCAAACACCGAGGTGGCATCTCCATGGCAGAGCTCAAGCAGACTTTGGCTGCTGGAGGCTACAATGTCACCAAGAACAACAGGCGGGTGAACGTGGCGACTCAAAGACTGATTAACAACGACAAACTTGTACGAACTACAAGGAATGTAACGTTCAGACTCAACAATGAG AAACAAACAAGCGGTGTGGTATCGCCACAACTGAAAGGAGTTCTGAAGAAGAGCACAACCGCCACCAAATCCTCCCAAGAAGCAGAAAATTCACAGAGACAGGCCAAAAAGACT CCAAAACCAAAAGGCAAGACTCTGAAGCCAGCAGCCAAATCACCAAAACCAAAACGCAAGACTCGTAAGCCAGCAGCTAAATCACCAAAACCAAAAGGCAAGACTCGTAAGCCAGCAGCTAAATCACCAAAACCAAGACAGCAGACACCCAAAGCAAGAAGAAAATCACCAAAGCCAACAGGGAAGAAAAGCAGATCTGAAACGAAATGCGTGGCACGGGTTCGAAAGGCACCAAGGAAGGCTCAAAGAGCTCAGAGACGTCGACCAAAGCAAAACCAGCATCCGTATAAATCTTCCCGGAAAAGCCAGCAACCAAGGCCAAGATTAAAAACACAACGTCGAGTTACCAGGAGAAGAGCTTACTACTATTAG
- the emg1 gene encoding ribosomal RNA small subunit methyltransferase NEP1 yields MAAPNEKKRGLEHLDEYEPKPAKHLRSLHDRMSERRLVVILEGASLETVKVGKTFELLNCDQHKNIIVKSGRNPGHIRPDITHQCLLMLMDSPLNRAGLLQVYIHTEKNALIEINPQTRIPRTFTRFCGLMVQLLHKLSVRAADGPQKLLRMIKNPVSDHLPPGCPRISTSFSAAGEAVCPRSLVPEGPAAVVVGAFAHGAVNVDYTEKTVSISNYPLSAALTCAKMCSAFEEVWGVV; encoded by the exons ATGGCGGCTCCTAATGAGAAGAAGCGTGGTCTTGAACATTTGGACGAATATGAACCAAAACCAGCCAAACATCTCCGCAGCCTGCACGACCGTATGTCAGAGAGGAGACTAGTTGTTATTCTGGAGGGAGCATCGTTAGAAACAGTGAAG GTCGGAAAAACCTTTGAGCTGTTGAACTGtgaccaacacaaaaatataatcGTCAAAAGTGGAAGGAATCCGGGACATATAAGACCAGACATCACACATCAG tgtttgctCATGCTGATGGACAGTCCACTAAACAGGGCAGGCCTTTTGCAAGTTTACatccacacagagaaaaatgcCTTAATAGAGATCAACCCACAGACCCGCATCCCAAGAACCTTCACTCGCTTCTGTGGCCTTATGG TTCAGCTGCTGCACAAGCTGAGTGTCAGGGCTGCTGATGGTCCTCAGAAGCTTCTGAGGATGATTAAAAACCCAGTGTCCGACCACCTGCCTCCCGGCTGCCCCCGCATATCCAcctccttctctgctgctgGAGAGGCTGTCTGTCCTCGGTCTTTGGTGCCGGAGGGACCTGCTGCAGTGGTGGTTGGAGCGTTTGCACACGGAGCG GTGAATGTGGACTACACAGAGAAGACGGTGTCCATCAGTAATTATCCCCTCTCTGCAGCACTGACCTGTGCCAAGATGTGCTCTGCTTTCGAGGAAGTGTGGGGTGTCGTGTGA
- the LOC117946258 gene encoding histone H1.1-like isoform X1, giving the protein MRRKATAKCAKGNTNIKARENTQLKVIKQIGRPTKTPTGKGLGKAGAKRLGRLLKRAIQDPEESTATGKVSLPKTPVRLFKHQIQTKAENAPKTNTSIPASHHVPQLILNVVSQCKHRGGISMAELKQTLAAGGYNVTKNNRRVNVATQRLINNDKLVRTTRNVTFRLNNEKQTSGVVSPQLKGVLKKSTTATKSSQEAENSQRQAKKTPKQTDKTRKPAAKLPKRKTLKPAAKSPKPKRKTRNPAAKSPKPKGKTLKPAAKSPKPKRKTRKPAAKSPKPKGKTRKPAAKSPKPRQQTPKARRKSPKPTGKKSRSETKCVARVRKAPRKAQRAQRRRPKQNQHPYKSSRKSQQPRPRLKTQRRVTRRRAYYY; this is encoded by the exons ATGAGGAGGAAAGCCACAGCCAAATGCGCAAAGGGAAATACCAACATTAAAGCAAGAGAAAATACTCAGCTAAaggtaataaaacaaatagGACGACCTACCAAAACTCCGACAGGGAAAGGCCTTGGAAAAGCAGGAGCCAAGCGTTTGGGCCGACTTCTAAAACGAGCCATCCAGGACCCGGAGGAGTCCACCGCAACGGGAAAAGTTTCTCTGCCAA AGACTCCTGTTCGCCTTTTCAAGCATCAGATTCAAACTAAGGCTGAAAATGCACCAAAGACAAACACTTCAATACCGGCCTCGCATCATGTTCCCCAGCTCATCCTCAATGTTGTTTCCCAGTGCAAACACCGAGGTGGCATCTCCATGGCAGAGCTCAAGCAGACTTTGGCTGCTGGAGGCTACAATGTCACCAAGAACAACAGGCGGGTGAACGTGGCGACTCAAAGACTGATTAACAACGACAAACTTGTACGAACTACAAGGAATGTAACGTTCAGACTCAACAATGAG AAACAAACAAGCGGTGTGGTATCGCCACAACTGAAAGGAGTTCTGAAGAAGAGCACAACCGCCACCAAATCCTCCCAAGAAGCAGAAAATTCACAGAGACAGGCCAAAAAGACTCccaaacaaacagacaagacTCGTAAGCCAGCCGCCAAATTACCAAAACGCAAGACTCTGAAGCCAGCAGCCAAATCACCAAAACCAAAACGCAAGACTCGTAACCCAGCAGCTAAATCACCAAAACCAAAAGGCAAGACTCTGAAGCCAGCAGCCAAATCACCAAAACCAAAACGCAAGACTCGTAAGCCAGCAGCTAAATCACCAAAACCAAAAGGCAAGACTCGTAAGCCAGCAGCTAAATCACCAAAACCAAGACAGCAGACACCCAAAGCAAGAAGAAAATCACCAAAGCCAACAGGGAAGAAAAGCAGATCTGAAACGAAATGCGTGGCACGGGTTCGAAAGGCACCAAGGAAGGCTCAAAGAGCTCAGAGACGTCGACCAAAGCAAAACCAGCATCCGTATAAATCTTCCCGGAAAAGCCAGCAACCAAGGCCAAGATTAAAAACACAACGTCGAGTTACCAGGAGAAGAGCTTACTACTATTAG